The Brienomyrus brachyistius isolate T26 chromosome 7, BBRACH_0.4, whole genome shotgun sequence DNA segment GACTTTTAAAAGTTGGTGTTATTATTTGGGGAATATGTCAGATTATAACGCCAGATAGACCTCAGAGGTGATGCTTTTGGGAAAGGTTGTTTTGTAACAGAATCTTATACTTATCAATCTTATACTTTAATGCATTCCACCTTTTTCAGTGTTGCTTTTATTGTCTGGTTTTAGTGAACATTAAAATACgttttatacatatataaaatacattgaTGCTAGTCTCCTTTGTTACGTACCATGGTAAATGCTGCGTGACGTGGTCATGAACCTGGTTTGGATGAGGTTTTTACTAATAGCTGAACTTGCTTCTTCTTATCTATTTGCTGTAGAAAAGTACATTTTTTTCCCGAAGCTCGATTGATGTGGCTGCTTCATGCCTTGCTGATGTATTTGCTTCATGGTTGTATGTGCGCCTTCATGCTTTCTGTCCCGTTTTTCTAGGTGCAGAGGGCTGAGTGGTAGCCTCTCTTCTCCCAGGATGGATACATTCTTCAAGGCTGCCGTGTGCGATCTGGACAAACTTCTGGATGATTTTGAACAGAACACAGGTCAGAACTGCGCAATGAATTAAAATGGATGTTTATGTTATGTAAGATTTTTTAAACTATTTAATGTGACGGGTACttcagtttttttgtgttatacatGTTGTGTCATACATGTAGACTGCAGATCAGCAAAACTGACACTTCCTAcctgcacctgtactgtgctgttCCTTTCTGCCTAATCTTTCTATGGGACTAACATCTTGCTCTCCGAATCTATAGACTCTGCAGCTCTACATGATGTCAAAAGCCAAAGCTACAGTTCCCCTCTGAGAGATTGTGGTCCTCCAAGCTGTGACTCCTACCCAAGAGACTCTGAAGTGACAGGGAGACCTTTGACAGATGTGGACCTCCTGTCCTCCGTGGACAACAGGACAACTAAAAGTATAGCGCCACCATGTCCAGACAGGGCACTGAAGCCTGTGTGTGATCTCGTCAGTGATACGGCATCTGCCAGTCTTCTTCGGGCAAATAGCCACGATGCTTTTAAAGAGTTGGATGTTGCTGAGAATCAGCTTGAGGAGCTCTTGGTGGATTTTGAGTCTCCTGTGATTTACCTGCCAGGAAATGCATCGCCAGTGGGTATTAGGAGAACTCATGGAGAGGAATCGCCTGACAACGGAGCCTTATTGGAATCGGACTCTCATGACCACCTTGTTGTCGGAGAGCTTCCATCGTCGGTTAGCCTGCTGGACATCATTTTGCCAGCTTCTTCGGAGGGTGCTGGGGAGCCCCAGAGTGTGGTGTCACCAGGTAGTTCGGGGGTCCAGGAATCTGTGAAGAATGAGTGCGAGGTTTCTGTTGAAAGTGCAGAAAACATTGCAGAAGATGACGAGTTCCCCTGTCCTGCAGAAAGGGAGGATGTTGTTGGCGCAGTTTGTGGAAGTGGTGAAAATGATGGGGAGGGGCTGGTTACAAACAACATTGGTCATTCTCATGAGTCACCAGTACCTAgcgatgggaaatgtgaccatccGGAGGGGGGATCCAGGACTACAGGCTGGTCTAACAGCTTATGTAGTCAGACTCCTAGCTCTCCACGGCAGGAGTCTTCCCTGTCCTGTCTCCCAATGGCCGTGTCCATGTGTGGATCTCTGGTGTCATCTTTGGATTCCCGAGAGCATGAGGAAACAAGGATTGAAAAAGAACCAGAGGTTGTGTTGTCAAACTCCCAAGTGCAGTCTGACCCAGATATCCCTCAGGTTACCCTTCCAGTTGATGGTACTATAAACCACACTAACCCCGATGCTGACTCCAGTGAAGTGGTAGAAGAATCAACCGCAGACTCGCTGTCAAAGGTGACATCATTCCATCATATGATCAAAACTCATGAATGTTCTGGAACGTCTGTAGCTCCTTTGTCACCCAATGGTTGCCAAGACTCTGGGAGTCTGATGCAGGAAAGTCTATCTCCTTCAGCTTGTGAGGGTCCAAGAAAACCTCCAGATTATGCGTTTATGGAGAGCTTCCTCTCTGAGAATGACCAAGGTGCCCTGCTGGTGACTGATGAGGAATTGGATGCGTTCTTGATGGGGCAGAAGGATACCACTCCTGTGGGCCCAGAAATGGAGAAATCTGCTGACGGGAGGATTTTGGAAGCGAATGGGTATGGTGCAGATCCCTATAGTTTTTCTCAAGATGGTTTCGAGGAGGAGGAACATGGAAACATTAGAAGTCACCAGGACAGTGGTACCTACAAGGATAGTAACCAAATGCTTCCCTCTGTGGAGGAAAGTAAAGACTCCAGCCCCTCTTCTCAGTCTCAGGACAGTAGCCCTTGCAGCCCAGATCTTGGTAACAGGTCTAGTTCAGAAGAGCTTATCAGTGATGTGGGCCAGGCTAATTTTACTGCTAATCAACATCCTTATTTTGGAGGGGCAAGACCTAAGCAGTTGTATAGTCAGCCACCTAGAATTGCCTCAACTTGTGAGACTGAGGACCATGGGAGGGGTGAAGTTAAGGATCTTCATAACTCCGGGGAAATGTTGGTGAACACTACTCACTCCTCTCCTGCCGCAGTCCCAGTTGCAGAAGACCCCAGCCAGTGCATAACAAATTCGAGTTACCCTTTCCAGGAGAGCTATGAGAACAGCGTCGATTACGATGAGCTTTCAGACCCGCCGCCTTACTCAAAGGACGCGCCTGGTCTCACGGCTGACCACCAGCATCTTATGAAGGAGGCTGATGGCCTGGGTGTGAGACAGCCGCCCTGGATACCGGATTCGGAGGCTCCCAATTGCATGCACTGCCAGCAGAAGTTCACCTTTACCAAGAGGAGACACCACTGCAGGGCTTGTGGCAAGGTGAGTTCCTTGGGCTCTTTTAGCAGGTCGAAGACTTGGGGGGGGTCAGTCTCATCAGCTCAGAAATT contains these protein-coding regions:
- the zfyve16 gene encoding zinc finger FYVE domain-containing protein 16 isoform X2 codes for the protein MDTFFKAAVCDLDKLLDDFEQNTDSAALHDVKSQSYSSPLRDCGPPSCDSYPRDSEVTGRPLTDVDLLSSVDNRTTKSIAPPCPDRALKPVCDLVSDTASASLLRANSHDAFKELDVAENQLEELLVDFESPVIYLPGNASPVGIRRTHGEESPDNGALLESDSHDHLVVGELPSSVSLLDIILPASSEGAGEPQSVVSPGSSGVQESVKNECEVSVESAENIAEDDEFPCPAEREDVVGAVCGSGENDGEGLVTNNIGHSHESPVPSDGKCDHPEGGSRTTGWSNSLCSQTPSSPRQESSLSCLPMAVSMCGSLVSSLDSREHEETRIEKEPEVVLSNSQVQSDPDIPQVTLPVDGTINHTNPDADSSEVVEESTADSLSKVTSFHHMIKTHECSGTSVAPLSPNGCQDSGSLMQESLSPSACEGPRKPPDYAFMESFLSENDQGALLVTDEELDAFLMGQKDTTPVGPEMEKSADGRILEANGYGADPYSFSQDGFEEEEHGNIRSHQDSGTYKDSNQMLPSVEESKDSSPSSQSQDSSPCSPDLGNRSSSEELISDVGQANFTANQHPYFGGARPKQLYSQPPRIASTCETEDHGRGEVKDLHNSGEMLVNTTHSSPAAVPVAEDPSQCITNSSYPFQESYENSVDYDELSDPPPYSKDAPGLTADHQHLMKEADGLGVRQPPWIPDSEAPNCMHCQQKFTFTKRRHHCRACGKVYCAVCCNRKCKLKYLEKEARVCVICYDIIQRGFPREQRRVWFADGILPNGEVADTTRLSTGTRKTSQESSPVTLEPAVPGSQPVKPTHSLGESPEAAGVPVAEGALGGAVVGLAEADCPPVSGSWDYSLLCRVGDLVAKSSSLVPEDEEGLPPLLIITGEGADVMVEERPAASQILLLLEEGGPQPLTFVLNANLLVNIKIVTYTGKKCWCFGSNGLQAVGQKEVVFVLQCLPEETNLPRDIFNLYVSIYQDAEKGKFVEDLGNVTFTESFLGSRDHGGFLFFSPTFQPLEDLLLPHDLYLCGVLIQKLEVPWVKVFPLRLLLRLGAEHSVYPSPLVSVRFRKAVFREVGHTIMNLLADLRNYQYSLPMVDGLKIHMEMGNSYIDIPKCKLSEMLKVVNTSNEHVISLGASFSPEADSHLVCVQNEGGVYETQASSKPGKTRKVTGASFVVFNGALKASSGFIAKSSIVEDGLMVQIPPETMEALRQAVRDQSDFQISCGKVEVADLRENVTLRWVDWVAPPVKGSTSSPVDGRSLDAVPSVRLQQDTEFETDGKIVRCVEAFILVKGVQAPLSAPLPSQFLREISAASCKALSPRLAVLTGSGINRFGLRISTDGDMVEYQAGSGSRLLPQRYMNELDGALIPVIHGGSSGVPQQPMDVEFIFYITERLR